One window of the Zea mays cultivar B73 chromosome 3, Zm-B73-REFERENCE-NAM-5.0, whole genome shotgun sequence genome contains the following:
- the LOC100280192 gene encoding uncharacterized protein LOC100280192: MKTFPLSRGSTISLALFSDVSNSRELLDLMQSGKLEPAVALLNASLVPDVFPILAAALKALLSKTRESLTTRTLHSELVYNYSGSKHITESLKRCGISDNTTYILAACFDASDEEMKAVEKLISGTEIDLTELERRANQPQILKHYKIPPQELSISTLPDAIVCRIAARDAL, translated from the exons ATGAAGACCTTCCCGCTGTCCAGGGGAAGCACCATCTCCCTAGCCCTCTTCTCCGACGTCTCCAACAGCCG GGAGCTCCTGGACTTGATGCAGTCAGGGAAGCTGGAGCCGGCGGTCGCTCTCCTCAACGCGTCACTG GTGCCGGATGTGTTCCCTATCCTCGCGGCAGCGCTTAAGGCGCTGTTGTCCAAGACTAGGGAGTCACTGACCACAAGGACTCTGCACTCTGAGCTCGTCTACAACTACTCGGGGTCCAAACAT ATAACAGAGTCCCTGAAGCGCTGTGGGATCTCTGATAATACAACTTACATCCTTGCTGCTTGTTTTGATGCTTCCGACGAGGAG ATGAAGGCAGTGGAGAAGCTCATCAGTGGCACCGAGATTGATCTCACAGAACTGGAAAGAAGAGCAAACCAGCCACAGATCTTGAAG CATTACAAGATACCTCCCCAAGAACTATCGATATCTACGTTGCCGGACGCAATTGTATGCAGGATTGCTGCTCGAGATGCTCTCTGA